In Streptomyces sp. NBC_01381, the sequence GCGAGGACCCGCGGATCGCCGTCATGGCCCTTGATCGCCGCGTCCGTGACTCCGTCCAGATCCGCGTACGAGGACGGGAGATAGACGAAGACGGCCACCGCGACGAGCACCAGCGAGATGACCGCGGAGATGAAGAATCCGCGGTTGATGGCGGTCATGCCGCTCCGGTCGGAGCGCCGTGGCGCCACCGCGAAGATCCCGATCATCGCGGTCACGACACCGATCGCCGGGACGATCAGCGGGAAGGCGAGTCCGGAGTCACCGAACGCGACCTTCCCGAGGATCAGCGCGGCGACCAGGGTCACGGCGTACGACTCGAAGAGGTCGGCGGCCATGCCCGCACAGTCGCCGACGTTGTCGCCCACGTTGTCGGCGATGGTCGCGGCATTCCTCGGGTCGTCCTCCGGAATGCCCTGCTCGACCTTGCCGACCAGGTCGGCGCCGACGTCGGCGGCCTTGGTGAAGATGCCGCCGCCGACACGCATGAACATCGCGATCAGCGCCGCCCCGAGGCCGAAGCCTTCGAGGACCTTCGGCGCGTCGGCGGCGTAGACGAGCACCACACAGGAGGCGCCCAGAAGACCGAGCCCCACCGTGAACATGCCGACGACGCCGCCCGTGCGGAAAGCGATCTTCATGGCCTTGTGCGATACGGCGGTGAGATCCTTTTCGGGTTCACCTTCCGCTGGGGTGGCCTCTCGGGCGGCGGCCGCCACACGGACATTGCTGCGTACGGCGAGCCACATGCCGATATAGCCGGTGGTCGCCGAGAACGCCGCACCGATCAAGAAGAAGATCGATCGGCCGGCACGCTGATTCCAGTCGTCCGCGGGCAGCAGCATGAGCAGGAAGAACACCACGACGGCGAATACGCCGAGAGTGCGCAACTGCCGGCCCAGATAGGCATTGGCGCCCTCCTGGATCGCTTTCGCGATCTTCTTCATGCTGTCGGTGCCCTCGTCGGCCGCGAGCACCTGGCGTACGAGCACCCAGGCGACCACGAGAGCCGCGATCGCGACGGCCGCGATGACCATCACGATGAGGCGGTTGTCGTCGGTCAGTACTGCGGCTGCGAAGGTTGAGGGGTGGTCAAACTGATGAGGGGTAGAAAGCCCCGCCATTCGTCCTCCTTGACGCTGGGGCTGAGCTCAAGATGTGGACGGATTGTAGGGAGCGGAACCTGATCAAAACAGAGCGCCGCATACGGAATTGGCGCGAGATTGCTCCCCAGCAAATGATCGCGACCGCGGATTGCCCCCGAAAGCGGTAATGCCCCAAAACCGTTGACGGGGGTCGCAGGACCGATACGTCATTCGGCGCAAAGCTCGCGGCAAATGACCGAGGCAATCGCCCGGAGAAATGATCAAAGTATTGATCGGGGCGGTGATCAAGCATTGATCAAAAAGAAAGGCCCTGCTCGCCGGGTCGGGAGCAGGACCTTGAGGGACCGCGGCACCCCGCCGTGCGGGGCCGGCCGCGTGGCGTCAGGTCAGTGTCGCCGGAGTCGTGGGCCAGGTCATCCGAATGAGTCCGCCGGACTCGCCCGCGGTGACCTCCACGTCGTCCACGAGCCCGCTGATGACGGCGAGACCCATCTCGTCCTCGCCCTCGAGCTCGTCGGATTCGCCACCTGAGCCGGGCACCCGGTCACCGGGAGCCGAACGGGGGGCTTCGTCGCCCACCTCGATGGAGAACTGCTTCTCGTCCTCGATCAGCGCGACCCGCACCGGCGCGTCGACGCCGTTGCTCTGATGGAGACCGACGGCGCGTGTGCAGGCCTCGCCGACGGCGAGCCTGACCTCGTCGAGGACCGCCTCGTCCACCCCGGCCCTGCGCGCGACGGCCGCCGCCACGAGGCGGGCGGTCCTGACGTGCTCGGGCAGCGCGCTGAAGCGGAGCTCAACGGTGGCCATGCAATCCCCCTCGGACGTACGCGCGTGCGGTCAGAGGGCCGGGCCGAGGGCCCGGTCCCCTGCTTGTACTGCCACCCCGGGGCCGGCCGACGGCCGGCCCGGGACATCCGACACTCAGTCGGTGGCCGCGACCGCTTCCTCGACCGAGGTGTGAATGGGGAACACCTTGGTCAGGCCGGTGATGCGGAAGATCTTGAGAATGCGCTCCTGGTTGCAGACCAGGCGCAGCGAGCCCTCATGGGCACGCACCCGCTTCAGGCCGCCGACCAGCACGCCGAGTCCGGTGGAGTCGAGGAAGTCCACGCCCTCCATGTCGACGACCAGATGGAAACTGCCGTCGTTCACCAACTCGACCAACTGCTCGCGCAGCTTGGGCGCGGTATACACATCGATTTCGCCACCGACCTCGACGACCGTACGATCGCCGACGGTACGGGTCGACAGGGACAGGTCCACGGATCCTCCAGCACCTTGCTATCGAGCGGTCATCCCTTGGGACACCTCGGCAGAGCCCCCAGGACGGATCGCCAGCCGCGATGGCATTCAATCACTTACCGGCAGGCGTGCACGACGCCTTGGGACCATTGTCCATCCCGCCAGTGACAGACTCGGTGCCGATGGCCAACTTTTCCCCTCCCGGCGAACCCTCCACGGGCGCCCCGGAACGCACGTCTCCACGGACGGTCCTGGACCGGCTCACCGCGGGACCGAGCCGTGCTTCGCGCGTCACTCATACGGAGCACTTGCCCCCGCGCGAGGCCCGCTATGCCGTCTGGCCCGATCGCATCCGTCCCGAGGTCATCTCCGCCGTCCAGGCCGCGGGCATCGAGCACCCTTGGGCCCACCAGGCACAAGCCGCCGAGTACGCCCTGGACGGCGAGTCGGTCATCGTCGCCACCGGCACCGCGTCGGGAAAGTCACTGGCCTATCTCACCCCCGTCCTCTCGGCACTCCTCGACGGCTCCGAGGCGCCCAACGGCCGCGGCTCGACCGCCCTGTATCTCGCCCCCACCAAGGCCCTGGCCGCCGACCAGCGCCGCGCCGTCCGCGAGCTCGCGGCCCCCCTCGGCAACGCGATCCGCCCCGCGGTCTACGACGGCGACACCCCCGTCGAGGAACGCGAATGGGTACGTCAGTACGCCAACTACGTCCTGACCAACCCCGACATGCTGCACCGCGGGATACTTCCGTCCCACCCCCGCTGGTCCGCCTTCCTGCGCGCCCTGCGCTATGTCGTGATCGACGAGTGCCACACCTACCGCGGCGTCTTCGGCTCGCACGTCGCCCAGGTCCTGCGCCGCCTCCGCCGGCTGTGTGCCCGCTACGGCTCCGATCCCGTCTTCCTCCTGGCCTCCGCCACCTCGGCCGAGCCCGCCGTCGCCGCCGAGCGCCTCACCGGACTGCCCGTGAAGGAGGTCGCCGACGACGCCTCGCCCCGCGGCGATCTCGTCTTCGCCCTCTGGGAGCCCCCGCTCACCGAGCTGCACGGCGAGAAGGGCGCACCCGTCCGCCGCACCGCCACCGCCGAGACGGCCGACCTGCTGACCGACCTCACCATCCAGGGCGTCCGCTCGGTCGCCTTCGTACGCTCCCGGCGCGGCGCCGAACTGATCGCGGTCATCGCCCAGGAACGCCTCGCCGAGGTCGACCGCTCCCTCGCCCGCCGCGTCGCCGCCTACCGGGGTGGCTATCTCCCCGAGGAACGCCGGGCCCTGGAGCGTGCCCTGCACTCCGGCGAACTCCTCGGCCTCGCGGCCACCACCGCCCTCGAACTCGGAGTGGACGTATCGGGGTTGGACGCCGTCGTCATCGCCGGCTATCCCGGGACGCGCGCCTCGCTCTGGCAGCAGGCGGGGCGTGCCGGACGCTCCGGGCAGGGCGCGCTCGCCGTCCTCGTCGCCCGCGACGACCCGCTGGACACCTATCTCGTCCACCACCCCGAGGCTCTTTTCCAGCAGCCCGTGGAGTCCACCGTCCTCGACCCCGACAATCCGTACGTCCTCGCGCCCCACCTCTGCGCGGCGGCCGCGGAACTGCCCTTGACCGACGAGGACTTGGCCCTCTT encodes:
- a CDS encoding ATP-binding protein is translated as MATVELRFSALPEHVRTARLVAAAVARRAGVDEAVLDEVRLAVGEACTRAVGLHQSNGVDAPVRVALIEDEKQFSIEVGDEAPRSAPGDRVPGSGGESDELEGEDEMGLAVISGLVDDVEVTAGESGGLIRMTWPTTPATLT
- the bldG gene encoding anti-sigma factor antagonist BldG, with amino-acid sequence MDLSLSTRTVGDRTVVEVGGEIDVYTAPKLREQLVELVNDGSFHLVVDMEGVDFLDSTGLGVLVGGLKRVRAHEGSLRLVCNQERILKIFRITGLTKVFPIHTSVEEAVAATD
- a CDS encoding DEAD/DEAH box helicase; the protein is MAFNHLPAGVHDALGPLSIPPVTDSVPMANFSPPGEPSTGAPERTSPRTVLDRLTAGPSRASRVTHTEHLPPREARYAVWPDRIRPEVISAVQAAGIEHPWAHQAQAAEYALDGESVIVATGTASGKSLAYLTPVLSALLDGSEAPNGRGSTALYLAPTKALAADQRRAVRELAAPLGNAIRPAVYDGDTPVEEREWVRQYANYVLTNPDMLHRGILPSHPRWSAFLRALRYVVIDECHTYRGVFGSHVAQVLRRLRRLCARYGSDPVFLLASATSAEPAVAAERLTGLPVKEVADDASPRGDLVFALWEPPLTELHGEKGAPVRRTATAETADLLTDLTIQGVRSVAFVRSRRGAELIAVIAQERLAEVDRSLARRVAAYRGGYLPEERRALERALHSGELLGLAATTALELGVDVSGLDAVVIAGYPGTRASLWQQAGRAGRSGQGALAVLVARDDPLDTYLVHHPEALFQQPVESTVLDPDNPYVLAPHLCAAAAELPLTDEDLALFGPAAEELLPQLEAAKLLRRRTKAWHWTRRERAADLTDIRGGGGSPVQIVEEGTGRLLGTVDASAAHTAVHEGAVHLHQGRTYLVRHLDLEDSVALVEQAEPPYSTTARDTTAIAILETDVEIPWGEGRLCYGSVEVTNQVVSFLRRKLITGEVLGETKLDLPPRTLRTKAVWWTVTEDQLDAARINPEILGGALHAAEHASIGMLPLFATCDRWDIGGVSVPLHPDTLLPTVFVYDGHPGGAGFAERAFHTAREWLTATRQAIASCECDAGCPSCIQSPKCGNGNDPLHKRGAVRLLSTLLRDAPAA